Proteins from one Microbacterium sp. Root553 genomic window:
- the rlmN gene encoding 23S rRNA (adenine(2503)-C(2))-methyltransferase RlmN has product MTETPRTPETRPATAPASSRSGAVRSTGPAQVRPATEGWTQLKDAEGRPLLQFASPKRGKPPVHLADLTPAERIEKVKELGLPGFRAKQLSTHYFRHYTSDAAAMTDLPADTREQLVAGMLPPLLTEVRRLETDRGDTIKFLWRLHDGALVESVLMRYPGRITLCVSSQAGCGMNCPFCATGQAGLTRNMSTAEIIEQIVRANRLIAEGGLGGKTLRQAQGPGQTPERVSNIVFMGMGEPLANYKRVMDAVRSMVAPQPDGLGMSARGITVSTVGLVPAIKKLADEGIPVTFALSLHAPDDHLRDELIPVNSRWKVDEALDAAYDYYAKTGRRVSIEYALIKDMNDHAWRADLLADKLNERGRGWVHVNPIPLNPTPGSIWTSSDKDVTDEFVRRLNDAGIPTTLRDTRGKEIDGACGQLVATTEDEATSAAMA; this is encoded by the coding sequence ATGACCGAGACTCCCCGCACGCCCGAGACGCGCCCCGCCACGGCTCCCGCGTCGTCCCGTTCGGGGGCTGTCCGCTCCACCGGACCCGCCCAGGTGCGTCCGGCGACCGAGGGCTGGACCCAGCTGAAGGACGCCGAGGGGCGGCCGCTGCTGCAGTTCGCGAGTCCCAAGCGCGGCAAGCCGCCGGTGCACCTCGCCGATCTGACCCCTGCCGAGCGCATCGAGAAGGTCAAGGAGCTCGGCCTGCCCGGCTTCCGCGCGAAGCAGCTCTCGACCCACTACTTCCGCCACTACACGTCGGATGCGGCGGCGATGACCGATCTTCCGGCCGACACCCGCGAGCAGCTCGTCGCAGGCATGCTGCCGCCGCTGCTCACCGAGGTGCGCCGCCTCGAGACCGACCGCGGAGACACGATCAAGTTCCTCTGGCGTCTGCACGACGGCGCGCTCGTCGAGTCGGTGCTCATGCGGTACCCCGGCCGGATCACGCTGTGCGTGTCCTCGCAGGCGGGATGCGGCATGAACTGCCCGTTCTGCGCCACGGGGCAGGCGGGTCTGACCCGCAACATGTCGACCGCCGAGATCATCGAGCAGATCGTCCGCGCCAACCGTCTGATCGCCGAGGGCGGTCTCGGCGGCAAGACCCTTCGTCAGGCTCAGGGACCGGGGCAGACGCCGGAGCGCGTGTCGAACATCGTCTTCATGGGCATGGGGGAGCCGCTCGCCAACTACAAGCGGGTGATGGACGCGGTGCGTTCGATGGTCGCACCGCAGCCCGACGGCCTCGGCATGAGCGCACGCGGCATCACGGTCTCGACGGTGGGTCTCGTGCCCGCGATCAAGAAGCTCGCCGACGAGGGCATCCCGGTGACCTTCGCCCTCTCGCTGCACGCGCCCGACGATCATCTGCGCGACGAGCTCATTCCGGTGAACTCCCGCTGGAAGGTCGACGAGGCGCTGGATGCCGCTTACGACTACTACGCCAAGACCGGCCGTCGTGTCTCGATCGAGTACGCGCTGATCAAGGACATGAACGACCATGCCTGGCGTGCGGACCTGCTCGCCGACAAGCTCAATGAGCGTGGTCGCGGCTGGGTGCACGTCAACCCGATCCCGCTGAACCCGACGCCCGGATCGATCTGGACCTCTTCGGACAAGGACGTCACGGACGAATTCGTGCGCCGACTGAACGACGCAGGCATCCCGACCACCCTGCGCGACACCCGCGGCAAGGAGATCGACGGCGCATGCGGTCAGCTCGTCGCGACGACCGAAGACGAGGCCACCTCCGCCGCGATGGCCTGA
- a CDS encoding NAD(P)H-dependent oxidoreductase, with protein sequence MSSALIIDGHPDARSLTAELARRYAAAHGDARILALRDLDFDPSLRFGYRERMPLEPDLIDAKRALAEARTVVVFTPLWWGSVPALLKGFFDRALLPQQEYRYSRLGMPEGLLTAANGRLFLLADTPWFLTPFTGLPAQTHVARGTLRFCGIRSVRTTRMLGVKDASPARIESWLSRAEHLGRRDGLRDRSRAAGPQAIAAEVASSSVVATS encoded by the coding sequence ATGTCTTCCGCACTGATCATCGACGGCCACCCGGATGCCCGGTCCCTCACCGCAGAACTCGCGCGGCGGTACGCCGCGGCCCACGGCGACGCCCGCATCCTCGCCCTGCGCGATCTCGACTTCGACCCGTCGCTGCGCTTCGGCTACCGCGAGCGCATGCCGCTCGAACCCGACCTGATCGACGCCAAGCGCGCACTGGCCGAGGCGCGGACGGTCGTGGTCTTCACGCCGCTCTGGTGGGGATCGGTGCCCGCGCTGCTCAAGGGATTCTTCGATCGGGCACTCCTGCCGCAGCAGGAGTACCGCTACTCGAGGCTCGGGATGCCCGAGGGACTGCTGACCGCCGCGAACGGTCGGCTGTTCCTGCTGGCGGACACTCCGTGGTTCCTCACGCCGTTCACCGGACTGCCGGCGCAGACGCACGTCGCCCGAGGAACGCTGCGGTTCTGCGGCATCCGCTCCGTTCGGACCACCCGGATGCTCGGGGTCAAGGACGCGAGCCCCGCACGCATCGAGTCATGGCTGTCGCGCGCCGAGCACCTCGGTCGCCGGGACGGCCTCCGCGATCGGAGCCGAGCCGCTGGGCCTCAGGCCATCGCGGCGGAGGTGGCCTCGTCTTCGGTCGTCGCGACGAGCTGA
- a CDS encoding TetR/AcrR family transcriptional regulator encodes MSSSRSGYHHGDLAHALEAAAMQLLVDRPAQEISLREVARAAGVSHNAPYHHFSDRRGLLKVLAERSMADLVTAVRTSIEGASDPASAAVEGGAAYIRFAVEHPHGFDVIYDPTVCIPGEPSETMAPLIAELEELLSTASAAAGLESESGVTAVWGLVHGLGTLCAAGHFSLDDALAASAEALARMLSR; translated from the coding sequence GTGTCAAGTTCTCGATCCGGCTATCACCACGGCGACCTCGCCCACGCGCTCGAAGCGGCGGCGATGCAGCTGCTCGTCGACAGGCCGGCGCAGGAGATCAGCCTGCGCGAGGTCGCGCGCGCGGCGGGCGTGAGCCACAACGCGCCCTACCACCACTTCTCCGACCGCCGAGGTCTGCTCAAGGTGCTGGCCGAGCGGAGCATGGCCGATCTGGTCACGGCGGTGCGCACGTCGATCGAGGGCGCCTCCGACCCGGCCTCCGCCGCGGTCGAGGGCGGGGCCGCCTACATCCGCTTCGCCGTCGAGCACCCGCACGGCTTCGACGTGATCTACGACCCGACCGTGTGCATCCCCGGTGAGCCGAGCGAGACCATGGCGCCGCTGATCGCCGAGCTCGAAGAGCTGCTGTCGACCGCGTCCGCCGCCGCGGGCCTCGAGAGCGAGAGCGGCGTCACCGCCGTCTGGGGACTCGTGCACGGCCTCGGGACCCTGTGCGCCGCCGGGCACTTCTCCCTCGACGATGCGCTCGCCGCGAGTGCCGAGGCGCTCGCTCGCATGCTCTCCCGCTGA
- a CDS encoding DUF4407 domain-containing protein, which produces MPYSAHRPGRFDSQGRIILDSDPNADTDDLDFLREYEPTGADLQEPRQADPTPASETMQEQDATASARPVREPKPRRQPRERTPRVPGSRLRQLAILGGADGEILDRVPGETPRFVQMFFVLAGTALVSAISMLFALTTGVQAAIWLAAPLAIVWALIIFNLDRFLTSTMTSTRNVWRLIGLAIPRVVMAAIIGFVVAEPLVLQIFHNDIAREVASTNITQAQSDQDALETGPERKALDAASDRVAALENQAATGIVAGTDSASASESAAQGTVDDLTAKMTAQQGVIDQARVLYQCELTGEGAGTVPGCTGVNGEGASSDAAQAQLAEAQQTYDALAAQLRTANEELAAAGTAAKENTSTSETQNREEAQSQLPAARDSYDTALAAYNARAESVASGNAGAIGLLSQISGLNRLSEKEPTILWAHILIAALFFMIELLPVLVKVLTSYGDPSLYEKAAAIRKQVALDRVTAEGFRDRAAIVTEQSQGMTADAATGEPQTRAERREATQAVDARAEARERELSEKRAQAQTLAEQEQLVEPRV; this is translated from the coding sequence ATGCCCTATTCTGCTCACCGTCCCGGACGGTTCGATTCCCAGGGTCGGATCATCCTCGACAGCGACCCGAACGCTGACACGGACGACCTCGACTTCCTGCGCGAGTACGAGCCGACCGGCGCCGATCTGCAGGAGCCGCGGCAGGCCGACCCGACCCCCGCGTCCGAGACTATGCAGGAGCAGGACGCCACGGCATCCGCTCGTCCGGTGCGTGAGCCGAAGCCACGCCGCCAGCCGCGCGAGCGCACTCCCCGCGTGCCCGGATCCCGCCTTCGTCAGCTGGCGATCCTCGGCGGAGCCGACGGCGAGATCCTCGATCGTGTGCCCGGCGAGACCCCGCGCTTCGTGCAGATGTTCTTCGTGCTCGCCGGGACCGCGCTGGTCTCGGCCATCTCGATGCTGTTCGCGCTGACCACCGGCGTGCAGGCCGCGATCTGGCTCGCCGCCCCGCTGGCGATCGTGTGGGCGCTGATCATCTTCAACCTCGACCGCTTCCTGACCTCGACCATGACCTCGACGAGGAACGTGTGGCGCCTCATCGGCCTCGCGATCCCGCGTGTGGTCATGGCGGCGATCATCGGTTTCGTCGTGGCCGAGCCGCTGGTGCTGCAGATCTTCCACAACGACATCGCCCGCGAGGTCGCCTCGACCAACATCACCCAGGCGCAGTCCGATCAGGACGCACTGGAGACCGGGCCCGAGCGCAAGGCGCTCGATGCCGCCTCCGACCGCGTCGCCGCGCTCGAGAACCAGGCGGCGACGGGGATCGTCGCCGGCACCGACTCGGCGTCCGCGAGCGAATCGGCCGCGCAGGGCACGGTCGACGACCTCACCGCCAAGATGACCGCCCAGCAGGGCGTCATCGACCAGGCGCGGGTGCTGTACCAGTGCGAGCTCACCGGCGAAGGCGCGGGCACGGTCCCCGGCTGCACCGGCGTCAACGGCGAAGGTGCGAGCTCGGATGCCGCGCAGGCGCAGCTCGCCGAGGCGCAGCAGACCTACGACGCGCTCGCCGCGCAGCTGCGCACCGCGAACGAGGAGCTGGCCGCGGCCGGCACCGCGGCCAAGGAGAACACCAGCACGTCGGAGACGCAGAACCGCGAGGAGGCGCAGTCGCAGCTGCCCGCCGCCCGTGACAGCTACGACACCGCGCTCGCCGCCTACAACGCGCGTGCCGAGTCGGTCGCCTCCGGCAACGCCGGCGCGATCGGGCTGCTCAGTCAGATCAGCGGGCTCAACAGGCTGAGCGAGAAGGAGCCCACGATCCTCTGGGCGCACATCCTGATCGCCGCGCTGTTCTTCATGATCGAGCTGCTTCCGGTGCTGGTGAAGGTGCTCACGTCGTACGGCGACCCCTCGCTCTACGAGAAGGCGGCCGCGATCCGCAAGCAGGTCGCGCTCGACCGGGTCACCGCCGAGGGCTTCCGCGACCGGGCGGCGATCGTGACCGAGCAGTCGCAGGGCATGACGGCGGATGCCGCGACCGGCGAGCCGCAGACCCGCGCCGAGCGCAGGGAGGCGACGCAGGCCGTCGACGCGCGCGCCGAGGCGCGGGAGCGCGAGCTCTCCGAGAAGCGCGCGCAGGCCCAGACGCTCGCCGAGCAGGAGCAGCTGGTCGAGCCCCGCGTCTGA